One Paenibacillus riograndensis SBR5 DNA segment encodes these proteins:
- a CDS encoding ABC transporter permease codes for MNIFNKVTLQSMKKSRTRTIVTIIGVVLSAAMITGVATFGVSLLNYMANGAAQKYGGWHVEFVNVDSSFTQERALDKGVANSATVENIGYAKLDGGKNPKKPYLFMAGFSKKAFDTLPINLMSGRLPENSGEILVPMSAEVNSGVNFAEGDTLSLAVGNRMNGNKNLGQHDPYISGKETLVPKAKRTYNVVGIYYLPGFEEPSAPGYTLITKADAGDTADSLNLFVTLKNPRGVHAYASSTAGTGAYVFNDNVLRFMGLSGDNIFNTLLYSVGGILVALIMIGSIFLIYNSFNISLNERTHQFGILSSVGATARQLRNSVLFEGLCIGAAGIPIGVIAGIGSIRLVISVVARNFENILYTNVPLTLSVSIPVIVAAAAVSIVTILISAYIPARKAASTPVMEIIRQTNEVKVESKAVKTSKLAQRIYGLEGTLALKNFKRNKKRYRSIVLSLVLSVVLFISTSAFVTDLKQWSERAVVYTTFDIIMSTQDMNDSEMLPLYDKLKTADGVYESSYQALMKYSCVAKASDLSDDYWKYAGSHSPDETVNLPMEIQFLDDSAYLNIIKSLNLPEEEYTGQNAKMIAVAKMKNHMKDNREEEVANISDLFKSSSMNFTIAPETNGKPKMEQERNVSIKFVNTVPPDGPSIPEDSKVKNPFIFKVMVPYSIKEKFETSDTHVAIKALTFRSKTPIQSTAKMEAMIKGAGIKSNYTLYNFSKVLDENRNMIFIANVFAYTFIIMISLITVANVFNTISTNIKLRRRELAMLRSVGMSERDFQKMMNFECAFYGMRALIFGLPIAAISAWLIYKVMGGGADNIAFVFPWGSIGISVFSVFFVVFITMLYAISKIKRENIIDALRDDMT; via the coding sequence ATGAACATTTTTAACAAGGTCACCCTGCAAAGCATGAAAAAAAGCCGTACCCGAACGATTGTCACGATTATCGGAGTTGTTCTGTCCGCCGCCATGATCACAGGCGTAGCCACCTTTGGCGTTTCCCTGCTGAACTATATGGCAAACGGCGCGGCCCAGAAATACGGCGGTTGGCACGTCGAGTTTGTGAACGTTGATTCCTCTTTCACACAGGAACGAGCTCTCGACAAGGGAGTTGCAAACTCCGCAACAGTTGAAAATATCGGCTACGCAAAACTTGACGGCGGGAAAAACCCCAAAAAGCCGTACCTTTTTATGGCCGGATTTAGCAAGAAAGCCTTTGACACCTTGCCCATCAACCTGATGTCCGGCAGGCTGCCTGAAAACAGCGGGGAGATTCTTGTTCCGATGAGCGCCGAAGTAAACAGCGGCGTTAATTTCGCGGAGGGTGACACGCTTTCACTTGCTGTAGGAAACCGTATGAATGGCAACAAGAATCTCGGTCAACACGACCCTTACATTTCCGGGAAAGAAACTCTTGTGCCAAAAGCCAAGAGAACCTACAATGTTGTCGGTATCTACTATTTACCCGGTTTTGAGGAACCTTCCGCGCCGGGATATACCTTGATAACGAAAGCAGATGCCGGGGACACAGCGGACAGCTTAAACCTATTTGTCACGCTTAAAAACCCGCGTGGTGTTCACGCTTACGCAAGCAGCACAGCCGGAACCGGGGCTTACGTCTTTAACGATAATGTGCTGCGCTTCATGGGTCTTTCGGGCGATAATATATTCAACACGCTTCTGTACTCGGTTGGCGGCATTTTGGTTGCCTTGATCATGATCGGCTCGATTTTTCTGATTTATAATTCGTTCAACATATCGCTGAACGAGCGCACACACCAGTTCGGGATTCTCTCGTCGGTGGGAGCCACAGCGAGGCAGCTGCGAAATTCGGTGCTGTTTGAGGGACTTTGCATTGGTGCGGCCGGCATACCGATTGGCGTTATTGCCGGCATAGGCAGTATCAGGCTTGTGATTTCCGTTGTCGCCAGGAATTTTGAGAACATTCTCTACACCAACGTACCTTTAACATTGTCAGTGTCCATTCCCGTAATTGTTGCTGCGGCTGCGGTTAGCATCGTTACCATTCTGATTTCGGCCTATATTCCGGCCCGAAAGGCCGCAAGTACTCCCGTTATGGAGATTATTCGTCAGACGAACGAGGTCAAAGTTGAATCCAAAGCCGTGAAAACGTCAAAACTGGCGCAGCGTATTTACGGTTTAGAGGGAACCCTTGCGCTAAAGAATTTTAAAAGAAACAAGAAACGCTATCGCAGCATTGTGCTGTCCCTTGTTTTAAGCGTAGTACTGTTTATATCCACCAGTGCTTTTGTAACGGATTTGAAGCAATGGTCGGAGCGGGCAGTAGTGTATACTACATTTGACATCATTATGTCCACACAGGACATGAACGATAGCGAAATGCTGCCGCTTTATGACAAGCTAAAAACCGCCGATGGTGTTTACGAAAGCTCGTATCAAGCGCTTATGAAGTATTCATGCGTTGCCAAAGCAAGCGATCTTTCAGACGATTACTGGAAATACGCGGGTTCACATTCGCCGGATGAAACGGTTAATCTGCCAATGGAAATTCAGTTTCTTGATGACAGCGCCTATCTGAACATTATCAAAAGCTTGAACTTGCCGGAAGAGGAATATACCGGTCAAAATGCGAAAATGATCGCCGTTGCAAAAATGAAAAACCACATGAAAGATAATCGGGAGGAAGAGGTTGCGAATATTAGTGATCTGTTCAAGAGTTCTTCCATGAATTTTACCATCGCTCCCGAAACAAATGGCAAGCCGAAGATGGAACAGGAGCGAAACGTAAGTATTAAGTTTGTCAATACCGTGCCACCTGATGGACCTTCGATCCCAGAAGACTCCAAGGTGAAGAATCCGTTCATTTTTAAGGTGATGGTCCCTTATTCAATCAAAGAGAAGTTTGAAACCTCCGATACCCATGTGGCTATTAAGGCCTTGACCTTTCGGTCAAAGACTCCCATACAGTCGACGGCTAAAATGGAAGCGATGATTAAGGGTGCGGGAATTAAATCCAATTATACCCTGTACAATTTTTCTAAAGTGCTTGATGAGAACCGCAATATGATATTCATTGCCAACGTGTTCGCTTATACTTTTATCATTATGATTTCGCTGATTACGGTTGCCAATGTGTTCAACACCATTTCCACCAATATCAAGCTGCGCCGGCGGGAGCTTGCCATGCTCCGCTCTGTGGGGATGTCTGAACGCGATTTCCAAAAGATGATGAATTTCGAGTGTGCCTTTTATGGCATGAGGGCGCTAATCTTCGGGCTTCCCATAGCGGCAATCTCTGCTTGGCTGATTTACAAAGTGATGGGCGGCGGGGCGGACAATATCGCTTTTGTGTTCCCGTGGGGCAGCATCGGAATCAGCGTGTTCAGCGTGTTCTTTGTGGTGTTCATTACAATGCTGTATGCCATTAGCAAGATAAAAAGAGAAAATATTATTGACGCGCTTCGGGATGATATGACTTGA